From the genome of Chroicocephalus ridibundus chromosome 1, bChrRid1.1, whole genome shotgun sequence, one region includes:
- the CAV2 gene encoding caveolin-2, translating to MGLETEKADTRIFMDDDNFPPSGGPALSEAEKYGEDELDRDPRGLNAHLQLGFEDVIAEPELTHSFDKVWICSHALFELSKYVIYKLLTLVLAIPLALVVGIVFAVLSCLHIWIVLPFVKTCLMVLPSVQTIWKSLTDVFVVPFFHSLGRCFAMVNIRLDQE from the exons ATGGGGCTGGAGACGGAGAAGGCGGACACCCGCATCTTCATGGACGACGACAACTTCCCGCCGAGCGGCGGCCCGGCGCTGTCGGAGGCGGAGAAGTACGGGGAGGACGAACTGGACCGCGACCCCCGCGGGCTCAACGCCCACCTTCAG CTGGGGTTCGAGGACGTGATCGCCGAGCCCGAGCTGACCCACTCCTTCGACAAGGTCTGGATCTGCAGCCACGCTCTCTTCGAGCTCAGCAAGTACGTGATCTACAAGCTCCTGACGCTGGTCCTTGCCATACCGCTGGCCCTGGTTGTGGGGATCGTCTTCGCCGTCCTCAGCTGCCTGCACATCTG GATCGTGCTGCCTTTCGTGAAAACCTGCCTCATGGTCCTGCCTTCAGTGCAAACTATATGGAAGAGCCTGACAGATGTTTTCGTCGTACCGTTCTTTCACAGCCTAGGCCGATGCTTCGCCATGGTTAACATACGCCTGGACCAAGAGTAA